A single Primulina eburnea isolate SZY01 chromosome 11, ASM2296580v1, whole genome shotgun sequence DNA region contains:
- the LOC140805357 gene encoding protein FAR1-RELATED SEQUENCE 5-like translates to MSRLKKHTKVENGDVTALIKYFIDKANKENYFYWYVQLDDDDRLMNFFFRDYRCVVDYEFFGDVLSIDTTYKTNKYNLIRAPFVGINHHMQNVMFGLAFMSDETENPFEWLFTTFLDSMNGNQPQTIFPDQCQAMVNAIETVFPVSHHRLCQWHINQNAPSHFGSLNGDSNFKKLWYKCMNYFESEYEFEATWKYMIDTYNLDGHKWLNEMYRIRKKWATAFSNGKFSAGLLATSRSEVTNMVLKKQAIR, encoded by the coding sequence ATGAGTCGACTGAAAAAACATACAAAAGTTGAGAATGGAGATGTCACTGcgcttattaaatattttatagatAAGGCGAATAAGGAGAATTACTTTTACTGGTATGTTCAGTTGGATGATGACGATAGATTGATGAACTTTTTCTTTAGGGATTATAGATGTGTTGTTGATTATGAATTTTTTGGTGATGTATTGTCGATTGATACAACTTACAAAACAAATAAGTATAATTTGATTCGTGCTCCATTTGTCGGTATCAATCACCATATGCAAAATGTTATGTTTGGTTTGGCATTTATGTCAGATGAGACCGAAAACCCTTTTGAATGGTTGTTTACAACATTTCTTGATTCTATGAATGGAAACCAACCGCAAACTATTTTTCCAGATCAATGTCAAGCCATGGTGAATGCCATTGAAACGGTTTTCCCGGTTTCACATCACCGGTTATGTCAATGGCATATAAATCAGAATGCTCCTTCACACTTTGGTAGTTTAAATGGTGATTCAAATTTCAAGAAGTTGTGGTATAAATGTATGAATTATTTTGAATCTGAATATGAATTTGAGGCAACATGGAAATACATGATTGATACATATAATTTGGATGGTCATAAATGGTTGAATGAGATGTACAGAATCAGGAAAAAATGGGCGACTGCTTTTAGTAATGGGAAGTTCAGTGCGGGACTATTGGCTACATCGAGGAGCGAAGTCACGAATATGGTTTTAAAAAAACAGGCAATAAGATGA